A window from Planctomycetota bacterium encodes these proteins:
- a CDS encoding M81 family metallopeptidase yields the protein MLPAKRVFVAAFAHETNTFHPVKTTAFRFGEASSRPLPAWEGSEIEIVPGLAAHPAGGGTVDGAACRETMDKVLASLRAAMPVDAVFLRLHGAMYAEGIGPAESVLVGEVRQVVGPGVPIACTFDLHGNIPARMGEFGDILVGLKTAPHTDGAETAERAGRILLDTLRGKVRPVSCVLPVPIILPGEKAMTTAEPFGSLVEEARRVEAGTSRRFETRGRLILAATLFVGCAWTDSPDTGMAVMVTADGSRVAARAAAAHLARLVWEARRDFAFGCETADLEKGVTRGLEAPEPTVFLTDSGDNVTASAPGDLPIVLRHLAERKVSNALVAGLNDRAAVARCFEAGEGKALRLAIGAAIEKRHGPPLEADALVVRLIPKPRWAVVRIGGIEAVLAEGPTAFTDPSHFEACGLDPLTYKLVVVKEGYLFPGLSRIAPRYIMLLTPGAGDMHIERLPYTRRRRPAFPFEPDTRHDPAAAPV from the coding sequence ATGCTGCCGGCCAAGCGCGTGTTCGTGGCGGCCTTCGCGCATGAGACGAATACGTTTCACCCCGTGAAGACGACGGCGTTCCGATTCGGCGAGGCGAGCTCGCGGCCTCTGCCGGCCTGGGAAGGATCGGAGATCGAGATCGTGCCGGGCCTGGCCGCACATCCGGCCGGCGGCGGAACGGTGGACGGTGCGGCATGCCGCGAGACGATGGACAAGGTGCTCGCCTCGCTCCGCGCGGCGATGCCGGTGGACGCCGTATTCCTGCGGCTCCACGGGGCGATGTACGCCGAGGGGATCGGGCCGGCGGAGTCGGTGCTCGTGGGCGAGGTGCGCCAGGTGGTCGGCCCGGGCGTGCCCATTGCATGCACGTTCGATCTCCACGGCAACATCCCCGCCCGAATGGGGGAATTCGGCGACATTCTTGTCGGCCTGAAGACCGCGCCGCACACCGACGGCGCCGAAACGGCGGAGCGAGCGGGACGCATCCTCCTCGACACGCTGCGAGGCAAGGTGCGGCCCGTGTCCTGCGTGCTGCCCGTTCCCATCATCCTGCCCGGCGAGAAGGCGATGACGACGGCTGAGCCGTTCGGCTCGCTCGTGGAGGAGGCGCGAAGGGTCGAAGCCGGAACCTCCCGCAGGTTTGAAACCCGCGGGAGATTGATCCTCGCGGCCACGCTGTTCGTGGGCTGCGCGTGGACCGATTCGCCCGACACGGGGATGGCCGTGATGGTGACGGCCGACGGCTCGCGCGTCGCAGCCCGCGCCGCGGCGGCTCATCTCGCGCGACTCGTCTGGGAGGCAAGGCGCGACTTCGCCTTCGGCTGCGAGACGGCCGACCTGGAAAAGGGTGTGACACGGGGGCTGGAGGCCCCTGAGCCGACCGTGTTCCTCACGGACAGCGGCGACAACGTCACGGCCAGCGCCCCGGGCGACCTGCCCATCGTGCTGCGGCATCTGGCCGAGCGGAAAGTGAGCAACGCGCTGGTGGCGGGCCTCAACGACCGCGCCGCAGTGGCCAGGTGCTTCGAGGCGGGGGAGGGGAAGGCGCTGCGCCTCGCCATCGGCGCGGCGATCGAGAAGCGCCACGGCCCGCCGCTGGAGGCCGACGCTCTGGTCGTGCGTTTGATTCCCAAGCCCCGCTGGGCGGTCGTCCGCATCGGCGGCATCGAGGCCGTGCTGGCCGAGGGGCCGACGGCGTTCACCGACCCCAGCCACTTCGAGGCGTGCGGCCTGGACCCGCTGACGTACAAGCTCGTGGTGGTGAAGGAGGGCTATCTGTTCCCCGGCCTCAGCCGCATCGCGCCGCGGTACATCATGCTTCTCACGCCTGGCGCGGGCGACATGCACATCGAGCGCCTGCCCTACACCCGCCGCCGGCGGCCAGCCTTCCCCTTCGAGCCCGACACACGCCACGACCCGGCGGCCGCCCCTGTGTAG
- a CDS encoding type II toxin-antitoxin system HicA family toxin has product MSPRLPLVSGRETVAALERVGYRAVRQKGSHVRMRHPHPAQHKPLTVPMHRELRPGLLRAIVRDAGLTPDEFRELLGR; this is encoded by the coding sequence ATGAGCCCCCGCCTCCCGCTGGTCTCGGGGAGGGAGACCGTGGCTGCTCTGGAACGGGTCGGCTACCGGGCCGTTCGCCAGAAGGGCAGCCACGTCCGCATGAGACACCCCCACCCCGCCCAGCACAAACCGCTCACCGTCCCCATGCACCGCGAGCTTCGCCCTGGGCTGCTCCGCGCGATAGTGCGAGACGCCGGGCTGACACCCGACGAGTTCCGCGAACTCCTTGGCCGGTGA
- a CDS encoding type II toxin-antitoxin system HicB family antitoxin — protein MRKTRVMDFKVVLEPDPDGGYVVACPTLPGCYSQGDTLDEALENIREAIELCLEDMLANKEPLPDPSKTLVGSVLVTA, from the coding sequence ATGCGGAAGACGAGGGTCATGGATTTCAAGGTGGTCCTCGAACCTGACCCGGACGGCGGATACGTCGTCGCGTGCCCCACGCTGCCCGGGTGCTACAGCCAGGGCGACACCCTCGACGAGGCTCTGGAGAACATCCGGGAGGCCATCGAGCTGTGCCTGGAAGACATGCTAGCCAATAAGGAGCCCTTGCCTGACCCGTCGAAGACCCTCGTGGGCAGCGTCCTGGTGACCGCATGA